The sequence TCAGGCAGCTTGAATGCTGACATACAAATACCAGTTGTCCATAGAAATAATTCATAATATAGAATTCTGCAGTGAAGAAATGACAGATGgaaatatatgtttttatttctctgaaaaactgACCACTggtaaataaaaatgcttttcttaccccccaaaatccagcccttCTCCCCCCCCCCAACTCATGCAATggaaacattaaagaaaaattcactTGACAAGTCATTTAGATGGCAGTAAAAACCCTGTAATTAGTAtagaaatcaatttttaaagcttACTGCAAAAAATTATGCTTATGAACAAAGTGTTTGACTTCAAATTGAATTCAGTGCCTGTTCagcataaaggaaaataattgaaTGGGTGGCTCAACTTTCATGTTTTTGGAGTTTACTAAGTTTTCCCCATTGGTTTTCGTTATGCATTTTAGTGGGCATCATAAAACAATGTGTCAACTCGACTTGCTTGTGCCAGTCAAGCACTGAGATGATCAGCTTCCTTCTGTAGACATGTGGCAACAGAGAGGAGAATCCTTCATTGGGCCAGACTGCCTGGCTAGTGCCTACCTGAAGACAGAATAAATTAGCAGCACCTCTTTACCTGTACTGCTTCTGGAAAGAGAGATTAACCCAGTGACAAAGCAGGACTTCACTTTCTCCAGCACAGAGTAAATTGGCTCAGTCTCCAATGGGACACTTAGTTTTAAGGTTGACCCAAGCACCCCAGGATCCATACTTACATTATGCAGCTGTTTGGTACATTCAGGGGAAGAACTAAACCCTGGATCAATGGCTGTTGCAGAAATCCAACATTCTCATTACCAAAAGAAAAGGTGAGGACCAAATTCCTCTGCACGTGTCTCAGTGTGGGAAGAGGAGTTGGTGCCATCTGCAATCTCTGCACGTCCGCAAGAGTTCTGGCAGCTGCTTAACCAACTTGCTGAAGTACCATGTTAGCAGCTACCACTCACTGCAGTTCTGCCTCTTGTTATTAAATACACTGATGGCATAAAATGGAGTCAACACTTTCTAATAAAAAATTAGATCAATTTAGATGTCAAAATTACTAACCTCCAGAGACAAGCTGACAGTAATCTGGTGCTTCTTGGTTCCCCCCACTCCCCCCACATTCCTGGAGAAATTGCTCATTTGTTTGTTGATCAGTTTTTctaaagaacattttaaaaacacatggTTATAAACCTCAATTGCAAACAGGACTAATCTCATTTGCTCTCTAAAAATCTACAGCCAGTTTATTCCTGCATACATTTTTCATCAGCCATTACTTTGAATATTCATGACCTCTTACTCCATGACCATATTGTAATTGCAGAGACATTTATATTCAGGGTGTCAGAGTGATTTTTGACTCCATCAACAACAAAAGCAGCTTGGTGAGAGGGTGCCCAGCCAGTTGAGGATTTGGAAGGAGCACAGTGATATCTTTAGGTCATTGACTTGGACAGGTACACGCTGAGCTAGCAAAACCACCAGCAGAGCACaacctgctggctctgggagccACATGTTGGAGAGCATCAGAGGCAAAGCTcctgtgcagaggctgcaggcagtgtgggccctgccagcactgggggGACACCTTTGGGGCTGCTGATGCAACAGGCTTGCAGTGCCTGCTTgccaaggagcagggaaaggagctgcactccccccagctccagcctgcacaGCAGTCTCTGAAGAATCACATCACCTTGCACTGGAACCCACGGACTCTCAAACCCACGGGGACTGGCATCTTTTTGGACATCACAAATTTCATCACTTCCAATGGTTTGAAgatctgttaaaaatatttatttccctgGGTTTTAGCTTTCCAACTTCTATGCAGACTAACAACCAAATTGTGGGCAGTAAGAGCAagcatttgtttattttgtaaGAGGACTTCTTGCTGCTAATTGAAAACAAGCATTTTCAATAAGGCAGCTGTTTCAGTACTGTGGATAGACAGATCAGCATCACATTGAAAATCTAATAACCCACTAATGAACCTTAATTTTTAGAGGCCCCTCCCTCACCCATTTTCACACTCCAGTAATTCCAAACCATTGATATGTGCTGCCAGTTATTTTAAAGACGTCCTCAgacacattttaataaaaaccagaaaaaatgtaactttttttttttttagttagaCTATATTGGAAACCTTGTTGCATGTATCTAacagtttctcttttcttaaataaatagCAAAGTGTCACCAAAATGAATGGAATGCCAGCACCATTGTCTTGATAGAAATTTCCATACTAGGATGAACACAGAGTCATATTCTGTAACAGTGCATAAAAAGATACTTTGGAGGAAAGGTGGTGGTTGCTGGTGCATCAACCCGTGAGCAATCTGTGCAGTGGCATCAGGATGTGGTGCCTCTGCAAAATCTCACAGGCCTGGAGCCCGTGCCCATGAAGAGGTGGCCTTAGTGATACTGCAagagagcagctggcaggactTCCAATGCAGAACGTGGAATTACTGCCTGCTACCAAGAGACACAGCCGATGGTAACGCAAGGGTCACTCTCCTGACAGAAGAACAACGTCTTGAAATGAAGGAAATGAGCAACCTGAAAACCAAACAGGCTGACTAACACTCAGCAAGGCAAGGGCTTGGAGAGTCAAAGCTGCCAACTCCTTAATCAAGAGGGAATGATGCAAGGATTCACGGTTACACTGAAGGTTACAGAACCAGGTGTCATTTTTTCATGGGTttccctgggctgagctggtgtTATTTTCACGTCTGACCAACAGTTTCTCTTCCAGCTGGGAGAGTGCTGAAGGAACAGCAGCCATGTGCACCACACCAGAAGATCCCTCAACAGCCTCTGCTGCCTTAGACTCACTGCaccctgtgcaggcagctctgcctgcccactgCCTTGCCCCTCTACATGCTGGAGTGCAGTGCAATCCCACCTCTCTGCTTCTGTTGGCTTAAACCAGACCCTTGTTATTTTAAACAGGAGTTTATTGTATTTAATACAttataaaatttgaaaaaattgtaGGAAAGCAGCAGATTCAAACCAGAGCATCTCTACCAAATATTAATTATTCTGGCCCcctttgaaaaacacaaaacaaaacaacaaaaaaaactcattcaaaagaaaagttaaCCTTTCACATCTGTGAGGGCTGACAAAAAGTGTGCGACTTCTGTACaaactacatttaaaatttcagctttccAATGCAATGGATGGTCGTCTCCTGAATATCTGCCCATCCACCTCTAAAAAAGACAGACATAAACCTCCATATGCAAATAAAGTTGAGTCAAGATGTGTACACATTAAAAAGTGGATGGCTGTTTGGCAATGAAAATGGGTGAAGAACAGTCCATGAATCCCCCCCTGGCAATGGCTTGTACACCGTTAAGTGGGCCCAGGAAGGGCCTGGGACACTTGATGGCCATCACAGCACCAATCTCATCTACCACGTTTTGTCATTGCATTTCCTACCCTTTgacatatacatacatatatatatgtacagacatacatatacatacatatttttttatgtgtgtgtgtgtgttttcttttatacCTTGaggttattattattatcactACTATTCCAAGTGTTCCCATATGAATTCAGGTGTGGTCTCTATATTTGATATAAATGTGTCTTTTATTCAATTTTAGTTCCAGGACTTGTTTGGAGTCCAAACTGCACATGAAATGtccccctttttgtttttcctctttgttttcctttttttttttttttttgcataaagaAACATGTCCATTTTAGTCCAGAGGCTCTTGCTTTATTCGAATGACAGAGGGTGCACGAGATGTCCTTCTGAGTTCTCGTCTCAATACGTATTCACTGAATTGGGAAGAGTCCACCCCACCTCCACATGAGCCAACAATCTCAAACCCTCTTTGCTGTAACCTCTCAAGTACCtgcaaaaaagaggaaacaaacaccaatgtataaataaattaacagaCTATTTGCTGTCCAATGATAATAACTGTTGTTTTCAAATGGATTCagctagggggaaaaaaaagtggttaCACAGCTTAACTGTACTGGATTGATTTCTGCTGACTATGGCCAcccagcagtgaaaaaaaaaatgaagaaaaatttattttatttttttagtactGTCAACAAATCCAGTTTTCTTCTGGCCACAGAAACAGGACTAGAAAAACACATTCTCTGCTTTACAGAATTTACAACACAAAAGGGCAAACACATGATTGCACAGCAGATGCTGAGCAAACACCACAATGAAATGGTGACAGTGTAGATAACAACGGTCATAATTTCAGAAAACCTACCATGATACTTATTTAGAGACTTAAAAACCAACTCTTTGTTACttttatcatcatcatcttcaccTGTTCTGTGCTTCCTTTGCCTCACCTGTGAAGGAGACTTCCTGGGATTTACCAGGGTCAGCCTGACAGCTGCCAAGCCCAAGGAAGGGGCTGATTCTCCTGGGCCCCAGAGGATGTGGGACCCTCTATTCAGACCTCACAAGGGTTGTGCTGGAATCTGGTGCCTACCATGGCTTCCCCAGCTGTTTTACCAGTTGTCAATTTGTCTTGCATGTATGCTGGAACAACACTGGTAAGCAGAATGGCAGAAGAATGCAAAGGACGAGGGCAGGGTAAGAAGCAAGCTGAGGCTTAAAAACGCTTCAAAGAAGACATGCCACATCTTTACATAAAATGCTTCAGGTTGGCAAATGTCTTTCCAAAGTACTTGAGCATGGCTAACTGCACAGCATCATATAAAAAAGGAAGggatgggaaaagagacttgGAAACAGTGATCAAAACACATGTGATCTTTAGTTTTTAACAATATATGCCAAAATCCCCTGTCCTTGCCCAAATGTGTCAGCTCAAGCCACTGGAAAAAAGAACAGGAGAACTTGGGTCCTGAGAAAAAATGTGGTGGAAGCAACTCTGGAAACTAGCTCACCCTGGACAATCCATTTGGTCTGTACCTCACCCTTCAGGTCTATTGGTAGTCCTTGTCCTGTCTCCCATTTTTATTAGTACTGGGAGATACTTATGTCCTCCCACTGTCAATGTGGGATCATTACACAAGCCTGTACATATTTTGCCACTCTGACTCAGGTTTTTCACATAAGTAAATATGCTTTGTAATTCTTATTTGTGCAACAAAAATGTAAGCATCAGAATAAGTGACAAAGTGCTGAAGGATACAACTGCCTTGATAACTGTCATATGATAATGGATATGATATCCTATGATATAGCTAAGCAGCCATCCTTGAAACGCCTTTTCAGTTGTAATCTGACATCTAAGGCTGTCCTAAAATTGCATTAATCTCCAGGACAAAACAATTTTGATGCTTCAACATGACAGTCAAGGCCAGTAAGAGACAGCTGTCCAAGCATAACATGGGTTAGATAGGTCTAGATAGGTCTATCTAAGTCTTTGTGTTAAGGGCTAGCACAAGTGTAGTGCCTTGCCAGCCTTCAGAGTGTGCCCCAGTGCTCAGCTTGCTTcatctggagaaaaagaagctcaggggtgaccttctaaaactacctgaaaggaggctgtagcaaGGTGGCTGTCAGGCTCTTCTACCAAGAAACCAGCAGCAGgtcaagaggaaatggcctcaagatGCACCAGGGGACATTCAGGTTGGGTTGGACATCAGAAAGAACTTCTTCACTATGAGAGTGGTTCAGCATTGGAATGGACTatccagggcagtggtggaatcaccatccctggaaatattcaagaaatgactggatgtggcacttggtgctgtgGTTTAGTTGACGTCGTGGTGTTTGATCAAAGACTGAACTTGttgatcttggagatcttttccaaccttaatgactctgtgattctctaCCTGGACAGTGGGACCTGGCAGATGAAAAGATGCCAAGCTCAGCTTGCAAGGCTGTTCTGTAGAAGAATTCACCCATGAGCCTTCAGCATGTAGGAGGTGTGTTTAAATCAAACAGCATCAATTGTGCCATTGATGATTTCACATGGGAAGTGCTGGCTATGCAGAATGTGCTAACTAGGGGCAGGCAGGTGTCTGAGGTTGGTTGCTTTTAACCAACAAAGGATAAAAACATAACACTAACACTGAAGTTGATTGTAATTATTCCAGGAATTACCTGCATTCGTCTCCCAGATTTTTTCTTATCCATTTCATAACATCTACTGATTTTAGACATTGCTACATTGTATCATAGAGTACTTTGGGTTGAAAGgaacctttaaagatcatcaagttcaacccctctgcagtgagcagggacatctttaactaaatcaggctgctcagagccctgtccagcctgaccctTGAATATTTCCAcggatggggcatccaccacctctctgagcaacctgttgcagtgtttcaccaccctcactgaAAAACTTTCCTCCTTTTATCTAATAAAAATCTTCCCTATTTTAGTTTAAATCATTATCCCTTGTCCTATCAATCGCAACAGGTCTCTACTATGCTAtataaaatcaggaaaaaatactggaaGTGAAAGTGAAGGGTTTTCCCTATGATCAGAGAAAATTCTAACACTACTGTAGTTTGTTTGCAAAGAGATTTGAATTGATACATGAATTAAATGGAGATGCATGTATTAAATGGATTAAATGGCGATACATTAATTAAATTGAGAAAGACAACTTGACACATGTAAGTAAGTAAGTTGCTTAAAGACTCCAGCTGATTCTGCTCACCAAAACGCTCCAGTGACATGGAACAGGGTCAGCCCACTGGCAcctggccagcagctccctttCAAAAACTGCAAGTGTGACATCCTACCTGAACTGAGTTGAGGTGACAGTATCCGTTCAGCGGGAAGCGGATGACGTGTGTAGAGTCGTGGTTCCAGCCGGCGTTGACAGAATTACACATCACATCCCCGATCTCGGGGAACACCTCCTCTATCAACGACTTATCTCCGCTCAGTGTAATCCTCTCGCCGAGATCTGGGGCCACTCGCACCACCAGGCACTCGCAGGACTTTGAGAAGCGGCCGCTCTCCCGGTCCTGTTTCCACCGTTCCATCTCTCCTAGCATGGGCTGAAGCTGGAAATACTTTGCTTCTTCATATAACAAGCTGTAGTCCTGAAAGACACACACATTAAGAGAGGCATTGCTAACGTGGTGCTTAAGGAAGATGGATATTCAGGCTGACACTGCTTAAGGAACCCTTCGGACAGAGCTCCTCATGACTGTGTAGGAAAGTGTAATAAAGTAACAGTGCAAGCAAAAAATAACCATCAGCTCTTGAGGGTCTCTGCGGTCACAAGGACCCTGAGATGTGTTAGAGAGtctctttttccagcctggcagctgaaggaggagtcaggattcttctgttctcgttctcaaggttgtttattatttcttatctctaacattctttctctgacccacCAAGGTCTGGCAGGCCGGTTCGCGGCACACTGACTGCCTTCAGGGGCGGTGTTAccttttatactaaaaactacgtgcacattatttacaataactccccaatacctatcacctatgttagacagtgtgTTTCTactaaaccaatctaaaagtgccaacatcacacagaagatggaggctaagaagaagaaggaagaaggacaAGGCATCCAAATCCCAAGGCaacccaaatccctccatcttggcttctgaacccccattctaaaatctcaaaattctacattttcaccctgtgataaattcactaacaTTCTATTCAAATTCCTGTGGCTTACACATCTTCatacaaagttggtaattgttttttccaagggctaaaatcgaaggcacaggtgtttttgactctgtgccGAGGTCTCCGAGCCCCCTGTCAGGGTcttgagtcctccagggcagccagaggaatttcctgggttccaacaaTCAGCCACTTGGAACACAAGGAGTATAGCAGCACTTGCAAGAGTAGGGAAAGGCTATACTTGCTCAACTCccttctgcaaaaaaaaaaaaaaaaatcccacttttccccaTATTTCATCCCCACCGTGATGTCATATAATAATGATCTCATTGAACAGATGGAACAGAATTCAATCAGAATTCAGAAAATTCATCACTAGGATCCATTGTGTCTTACAGCAATACTAGCAGGCATTATAACAGGTATAAGAATGTAAATGAGGAAGCCTGCAATGTTTGTTAGTGTAAAATGATTCAGATATTTGCATAATGTTTGCACATATtagtgcattttaaaaattaagtattttttaatacttccCTATTTTGCCACTAGTATTGTTTACTACATCATCTCAAAtaccagagcagagggaatgcaTTTCTAGGCATAGCCACTGCAAAAGTAATTTGGAACTGATGATGTGGAGTCTGCCTActgccattttttaaatttaaaaaacatttttaaaaaattgtttttctagGTGTAAGAGCATAAAAccatttggaaaatatttatacagaGAAAAGAGATACATAAGAATTAGGgatgagagagaaacagagtGTCAAGAGAAGCCTGCTAACAGTCAATATGGTCCTGAATTTGAACTAGAAACCAAATACTTGATGAGGATACCTAAATCATGGTAAAAATACTGCTTACATTTGTTGTGTAACAAAAAAGTAATGTAACCCACATATTTCTAAGAAACAAGAAACACTGTTCATTTTaatcactggggtttttttgtacaCCTTAAAGCATAACTGGGGAGGACACCCCTTTGAACATCACAGTTGAGTGAACTTGCcaggaattacatttttaatttcaacacCGCTACAatatatttatgtgtttaaaaAGCTCTACATATGTAATTTCTTAATATTGCATGAAAggtggcttttcctttttctgtatttctgattaACCTGCAGGAGAAGTGCCgagagcagca comes from Camarhynchus parvulus chromosome 2, STF_HiC, whole genome shotgun sequence and encodes:
- the KCTD1 gene encoding BTB/POZ domain-containing protein KCTD1 isoform X2, whose product is MEELRDSRPNMSRPLITRSPASPLNNQGIPTPAQLTKSNAPVHIDVGGHMYTSSLATLTKYPDSRIGRLFDGTEPIVLDSLKQHYFIDRDGQMFRYILNFLRTSKLLIPDDFKDYSLLYEEAKYFQLQPMLGEMERWKQDRESGRFSKSCECLVVRVAPDLGERITLSGDKSLIEEVFPEIGDVMCNSVNAGWNHDSTHVIRFPLNGYCHLNSVQVLERLQQRGFEIVGSCGGGVDSSQFSEYVLRRELRRTSRAPSVIRIKQEPLD
- the KCTD1 gene encoding BTB/POZ domain-containing protein KCTD1 isoform X3, which translates into the protein MFQDSRPNMSRPLITRSPASPLNNQGIPTPAQLTKSNAPVHIDVGGHMYTSSLATLTKYPDSRIGRLFDGTEPIVLDSLKQHYFIDRDGQMFRYILNFLRTSKLLIPDDFKDYSLLYEEAKYFQLQPMLGEMERWKQDRESGRFSKSCECLVVRVAPDLGERITLSGDKSLIEEVFPEIGDVMCNSVNAGWNHDSTHVIRFPLNGYCHLNSVQVLERLQQRGFEIVGSCGGGVDSSQFSEYVLRRELRRTSRAPSVIRIKQEPLD
- the KCTD1 gene encoding BTB/POZ domain-containing protein KCTD1 isoform X4, encoding MSRPLITRSPASPLNNQGIPTPAQLTKSNAPVHIDVGGHMYTSSLATLTKYPDSRIGRLFDGTEPIVLDSLKQHYFIDRDGQMFRYILNFLRTSKLLIPDDFKDYSLLYEEAKYFQLQPMLGEMERWKQDRESGRFSKSCECLVVRVAPDLGERITLSGDKSLIEEVFPEIGDVMCNSVNAGWNHDSTHVIRFPLNGYCHLNSVQVLERLQQRGFEIVGSCGGGVDSSQFSEYVLRRELRRTSRAPSVIRIKQEPLD
- the KCTD1 gene encoding BTB/POZ domain-containing protein KCTD1 isoform X1; translated protein: MQCPERPSPPEPLERNPGARLKDSRPNMSRPLITRSPASPLNNQGIPTPAQLTKSNAPVHIDVGGHMYTSSLATLTKYPDSRIGRLFDGTEPIVLDSLKQHYFIDRDGQMFRYILNFLRTSKLLIPDDFKDYSLLYEEAKYFQLQPMLGEMERWKQDRESGRFSKSCECLVVRVAPDLGERITLSGDKSLIEEVFPEIGDVMCNSVNAGWNHDSTHVIRFPLNGYCHLNSVQVLERLQQRGFEIVGSCGGGVDSSQFSEYVLRRELRRTSRAPSVIRIKQEPLD